From one Pontibacillus sp. HMF3514 genomic stretch:
- the menD gene encoding 2-succinyl-5-enolpyruvyl-6-hydroxy-3-cyclohexene-1-carboxylic-acid synthase, whose translation MNHTESLTRYVGHFIDELVASGVDNIVISPGSRSTPLAMTAAEHTGMNHWIQLDERSAAFFALGMAKQQKKPVALVCTSGTAAANYYPAIIEAYYSRVPLVILTADRPHELRNVGAPQAIDQIHMYSHFVKWFQEVALPESSDKMLRYIRSIAARACHTASDGNQGPVHLNFPFREPLVPDFTLENVWGRRTKGFQTHIKGKRHLDPQNLAFLKQKIQSGKKGLIVCGPQWDGELPEQVTQLAKVLQLPILADPLSQIRAGEHEKDHVIESYDAILKSTKLRGKMKPDFIIRFGAMPVSKPYMLMLKENQDISHFVVEDFEGHREPTTSSTEFIYADGKALCKALAQESSDLFFDKEWLKFWQDSNRIAKATLLEDRGEEPVTEGHVFSELMELLPEQGTIYVGNSMPIRDLDTFMFTSPKSIRVLANRGVNGIDGLASSALGAAAHGEEVTLILGDLSFFHDLNGLLVAKQYGIRLRIIVINNQGGGIFSFLPQAQHPDHFEALFGTPLDIDFEKVVSMYGGAFSRVESWSHLREELLEIREGLSVIEVMTRRDENANWHRSKWKAVEEAIENEIDDL comes from the coding sequence ATGAATCATACAGAATCGTTAACGAGATACGTGGGACATTTTATTGATGAATTAGTGGCTAGCGGTGTAGATAATATTGTTATTTCACCCGGATCACGCTCAACCCCACTTGCTATGACAGCAGCTGAACATACTGGGATGAACCATTGGATCCAGCTGGATGAACGATCAGCTGCCTTTTTTGCTCTTGGTATGGCAAAGCAGCAAAAGAAACCCGTAGCATTAGTCTGTACATCTGGAACGGCAGCGGCTAACTATTATCCTGCTATTATCGAAGCCTATTATAGTCGAGTCCCGCTAGTTATTTTAACTGCAGATCGACCGCACGAACTTCGAAATGTTGGAGCTCCACAAGCGATTGACCAGATTCATATGTATAGCCATTTCGTGAAATGGTTTCAAGAGGTTGCGCTGCCTGAGAGCTCCGATAAAATGCTCCGTTATATTCGAAGTATAGCTGCTCGGGCTTGTCATACAGCCTCAGATGGTAACCAGGGTCCAGTTCACTTGAATTTTCCATTTCGTGAACCTCTTGTTCCAGACTTTACGCTAGAGAATGTTTGGGGCAGACGGACGAAAGGCTTTCAGACTCACATTAAAGGGAAACGTCATTTAGACCCTCAAAATTTGGCCTTTTTGAAACAGAAGATTCAATCTGGAAAAAAAGGTCTAATCGTATGTGGGCCTCAATGGGATGGAGAACTTCCAGAACAAGTTACCCAACTAGCAAAAGTATTGCAGTTACCTATTTTAGCAGATCCTTTATCGCAGATAAGAGCAGGGGAGCATGAAAAGGATCATGTTATTGAATCCTATGATGCTATTCTAAAAAGTACTAAATTAAGAGGGAAAATGAAGCCTGACTTTATCATTCGTTTTGGTGCTATGCCTGTATCCAAACCTTATATGCTAATGTTAAAAGAGAATCAGGATATATCTCACTTCGTTGTAGAAGATTTTGAAGGTCATCGTGAGCCTACGACAAGTTCTACAGAGTTTATTTATGCGGATGGAAAAGCGTTGTGTAAAGCATTAGCTCAAGAGAGCTCTGATTTGTTTTTTGATAAAGAGTGGTTAAAGTTTTGGCAAGATTCCAATCGTATAGCCAAGGCTACTCTTCTAGAAGATAGAGGTGAAGAGCCTGTAACAGAAGGGCATGTTTTTAGTGAATTAATGGAGTTGTTACCAGAGCAAGGTACGATTTATGTGGGGAATAGTATGCCTATACGTGATCTGGATACATTTATGTTTACAAGTCCTAAATCCATACGCGTATTAGCTAATCGAGGTGTAAATGGAATTGACGGATTAGCTTCCAGTGCACTTGGAGCTGCTGCACATGGCGAAGAAGTAACGCTGATATTAGGTGACTTATCGTTTTTCCATGATTTAAATGGATTGCTTGTAGCCAAACAATATGGAATACGTTTACGAATCATTGTGATTAATAATCAGGGTGGAGGAATCTTCTCTTTTCTTCCTCAAGCGCAGCATCCCGATCATTTTGAAGCCTTATTTGGAACACCTCTCGATATTGATTTTGAGAAAGTCGTCTCCATGTATGGAGGGGCATTTTCACGTGTGGAATCATGGTCTCATTTACGTGAAGAATTGTTAGAAATACGTGAAGGCTTGTCAGTCATTGAAGTCATGACAAGAAGAGATGAAAATGCAAATTGGCATCGGTCCAAATGGAAAGCTGTTGAGGAAGCTATTGAGAATGAAATTGATGATTTATAA
- a CDS encoding isochorismate synthase MenF → MIRTTTHYNERLYKALSQIHHIETPQLISVTEQMETADPFRFYQAGKAYQGERVYWTSTDDVFTLVGIGSAFTLEAGENRFNTIQQAWKALIEEAVIDNPYESSGTGPVALGGFSFDPHDHSRTVWEDFPNSKVSIPMFLLTKTESADYLTVNIMVHPEDDIEDIYQFVTQAYQEFLEGGTSIDEMPPIIGKEEIQPLEWKDIVKQATHDIQSGYMSKVVLARELEVNFDQDVSIVSVLDALQQEQQQSYVFAIESGDSCFLGATPERLVKVDNRELHSACLAGTIARGDTAEEDQALGEELLHDNKNLQEHDFVVQMIREAVESCCDQVQIPSEPVIYPLRNLQHLYTPVEAKLRVGYTILEVVEKLHPTPALNGYPRQEALSYIREHEPFDRGWYASPVGWFDYKDNGEFAVAIRSGLVKKNKTVLYSGCGIVEDSMPEAEYEETAIKFLPMLNALGGRT, encoded by the coding sequence ATGATTAGAACAACAACACATTATAATGAAAGACTCTATAAAGCTTTATCGCAAATTCACCATATTGAAACGCCTCAGCTTATTAGTGTAACGGAACAAATGGAAACAGCTGATCCATTTCGTTTTTATCAAGCTGGAAAGGCTTATCAAGGGGAACGTGTTTACTGGACAAGTACAGACGATGTTTTTACCTTAGTTGGAATCGGCTCTGCCTTTACATTGGAAGCCGGAGAGAACAGATTTAACACGATACAACAAGCGTGGAAAGCTTTGATAGAAGAAGCTGTTATTGATAACCCTTATGAATCATCAGGAACAGGACCTGTTGCATTGGGTGGTTTTTCATTCGATCCTCACGACCATTCAAGAACAGTGTGGGAGGATTTTCCGAATAGCAAGGTAAGCATTCCGATGTTTTTGCTAACAAAAACGGAGAGTGCAGATTATCTTACAGTTAATATTATGGTTCATCCTGAAGATGATATTGAGGATATTTATCAGTTTGTAACACAGGCTTATCAGGAGTTTTTGGAAGGTGGAACTTCAATAGATGAAATGCCACCTATAATAGGTAAGGAAGAGATTCAACCTTTAGAATGGAAAGATATTGTGAAACAAGCGACTCATGATATCCAATCAGGATACATGAGTAAAGTGGTGTTGGCTAGAGAACTAGAAGTAAATTTTGACCAAGATGTGAGTATTGTTTCAGTGCTTGATGCGTTACAACAAGAGCAACAGCAGAGTTATGTTTTTGCGATAGAGAGTGGAGATTCTTGCTTCTTAGGAGCTACACCTGAACGACTAGTTAAGGTGGATAACAGAGAACTGCATTCAGCTTGCCTAGCGGGTACGATTGCTAGAGGTGATACGGCTGAGGAGGATCAAGCACTTGGCGAGGAACTACTGCATGATAATAAAAACCTTCAGGAACATGATTTTGTTGTGCAAATGATCCGGGAGGCAGTGGAATCCTGTTGTGATCAAGTGCAAATTCCTAGTGAACCGGTGATTTATCCTTTGAGAAACCTTCAACACTTATACACACCAGTTGAAGCAAAACTTCGAGTTGGATATACCATTTTAGAAGTTGTAGAAAAACTCCATCCTACTCCTGCGTTAAATGGATACCCACGTCAAGAGGCTCTCTCTTATATACGTGAACATGAACCTTTTGATAGAGGGTGGTACGCTTCACCTGTTGGTTGGTTTGATTATAAGGACAACGGTGAATTTGCTGTAGCGATCCGTTCTGGTTTGGTTAAGAAGAACAAAACTGTGCTGTATTCAGGTTGTGGAATTGTAGAAGATTCTATGCCTGAAGCGGAATATGAGGAAACAGCTATAAAATTCCTCCCTATGTTAAATGCGCTAGGAGGAAGAACATGA
- a CDS encoding 1,4-dihydroxy-2-naphthoate polyprenyltransferase, with protein sequence MTNMNKKDIQSALNERKGWQVWWRLLRPHTLTAAFVPVFIGTMLASLEESINLPLFAAMLFASILIQAATNMFNEYYDYVRGLDTEQSIGIGGTIVRDGISPKTVLGLALGFFGTAMLLGVFICIATTWWIAAIGAISMAFGYLYTGGPYPIAYTPFGEVVAGFFMGTVIIGISYYIQTLSLSYSVLFVSIPVAILIGAILLANNIRDLEGDKKNGRKTIAILLGKRGAIQFLKVLFITAYGSVGIYIVLGILPIWSAIVLLALPKTIGAIHVFKSGNTPLEMMPAMKYTAQTNTIFGFLLGVSILIQLLIPFSI encoded by the coding sequence ATGACGAACATGAATAAAAAAGACATACAATCAGCATTAAATGAACGAAAAGGCTGGCAAGTTTGGTGGAGATTACTAAGACCTCACACATTAACTGCAGCTTTTGTCCCTGTATTCATTGGAACGATGTTAGCAAGCCTCGAAGAATCTATTAACTTACCATTATTTGCAGCAATGCTTTTTGCTTCTATTTTAATTCAGGCTGCAACAAATATGTTTAATGAATACTATGATTATGTACGAGGATTGGATACAGAGCAATCTATAGGTATCGGAGGGACTATTGTTAGGGATGGAATCTCCCCTAAAACCGTACTTGGTCTCGCACTCGGATTCTTTGGTACAGCTATGTTACTTGGTGTTTTTATTTGTATAGCTACTACATGGTGGATTGCTGCTATCGGAGCTATCTCCATGGCCTTTGGCTACCTTTACACAGGTGGTCCATATCCAATTGCTTACACGCCATTTGGTGAAGTGGTAGCAGGTTTCTTCATGGGAACAGTTATCATTGGTATCAGCTATTATATTCAAACATTATCTTTATCCTATTCAGTTCTATTTGTATCAATTCCTGTAGCTATACTTATTGGAGCAATCCTGCTTGCCAATAACATTCGAGATTTAGAAGGGGACAAAAAGAATGGTCGAAAAACGATCGCCATTCTATTAGGAAAACGCGGAGCTATACAATTCCTAAAAGTTCTTTTCATCACTGCCTATGGCTCAGTAGGCATATACATTGTCCTCGGTATCTTACCGATTTGGTCAGCTATCGTACTTTTAGCACTACCTAAAACAATTGGCGCTATCCATGTGTTTAAATCAGGTAATACGCCACTTGAAATGATGCCAGCTATGAAATATACCGCTCAAACAAATACGATTTTTGGTTTCTTATTGGGAGTATCTATTTTAATCCAGTTACTTATACCATTCTCAATTTAG
- the glnA gene encoding type I glutamate--ammonia ligase: protein MANTKELIKKEVQEHGVEFILLEFTDMLGYTKNVELPVEELENILDNEAMFDSSSIVGFSDIQESDMYLYPDLDTFKVLPSIVSEEPTARFICDIYKPDGTPFEGDPRYILKRAMQEAENMGYTINVGPEPEFFLFKLNEEGYPIRKMNDRGGYFDASPKDKGDSVRRDIVRTLKKFGFQMEASHHEVAQGQHEINFRFDDMLKTADNIQTFKSVVKDVATNHDYHATFMPKPISGENGSGMHAHLSLFKDGESAFYDETAEDGVSETMKQFMAGILKHANAIAAITNPSVNSYKRLVPGYEAPVSVAWSHSNRSCMIRVPNTRGLGTRFEVRNPDPSANPYLTLAVLIQAGLEGIRKGLDAGEAETRNLYEVEDESVPTLPTNLKEAITALQKDELLMNALGEHTSCVFIKEKEAEWSEYSLQVSKWEMDKYMHN, encoded by the coding sequence ATGGCTAATACTAAAGAACTCATCAAAAAAGAAGTACAAGAACATGGAGTAGAATTCATCCTACTTGAATTCACAGATATGCTTGGTTACACAAAAAACGTTGAACTACCAGTTGAAGAACTTGAGAATATCCTAGATAATGAAGCGATGTTTGACAGTTCGTCCATCGTTGGTTTCTCTGACATTCAAGAAAGTGACATGTATCTATACCCTGATTTAGATACATTTAAAGTACTACCTTCAATCGTTTCTGAAGAACCAACTGCACGATTTATTTGTGACATTTATAAACCAGATGGTACACCATTCGAAGGTGACCCTCGCTACATTCTTAAACGCGCAATGCAAGAAGCAGAAAACATGGGTTACACTATTAATGTTGGTCCTGAACCTGAATTCTTCCTATTCAAATTGAATGAAGAAGGTTACCCAATCCGTAAAATGAACGACCGTGGTGGTTATTTTGACGCTTCACCTAAAGACAAAGGTGATTCCGTACGCCGTGACATCGTTCGTACACTTAAGAAGTTCGGTTTCCAAATGGAAGCTTCTCACCACGAGGTAGCTCAAGGACAACACGAAATCAACTTCCGTTTTGATGATATGCTGAAAACAGCAGACAATATCCAAACATTCAAGAGCGTTGTAAAAGACGTGGCTACAAACCACGATTATCACGCAACGTTCATGCCTAAACCAATCAGCGGTGAGAACGGTTCAGGAATGCACGCTCACTTATCCTTATTCAAAGATGGCGAGAGTGCTTTCTATGACGAGACAGCTGAAGATGGCGTTTCTGAAACAATGAAACAGTTTATGGCTGGTATTTTGAAACATGCAAACGCAATTGCAGCTATTACAAACCCAAGTGTTAACTCTTACAAACGTCTAGTACCTGGTTACGAAGCACCTGTAAGTGTTGCATGGTCTCACTCTAACCGTTCTTGTATGATTCGCGTACCAAATACACGTGGTCTTGGTACACGATTCGAAGTTCGTAACCCAGATCCGTCCGCCAATCCGTATTTAACTTTAGCTGTTTTAATTCAAGCTGGTCTTGAAGGAATCCGCAAAGGTCTAGATGCTGGTGAGGCAGAGACTCGTAACCTTTATGAGGTTGAAGACGAAAGCGTACCAACATTACCGACTAACTTAAAAGAAGCTATTACTGCACTTCAGAAGGATGAACTTCTTATGAATGCACTAGGTGAGCACACTTCTTGTGTATTCATTAAAGAAAAAGAAGCAGAATGGTCTGAGTATTCCCTACAAGTTAGTAAGTGGGAAATGGATAAATATATGCACAATTAA
- a CDS encoding LysM peptidoglycan-binding domain-containing protein encodes MIIHVVQKGDSLWQIANRYGVSYSDISTINELPNPNQLVVGQSLVIPIPAKQHTVKSGESLWQIAQQYGVSPQSIIQANQQLSDPSSISPGMKIVIPARTHVVQPGENLSQIAQQYGVSVNAIVTENQIQDPSAISPGMSLVIPYPKPTIEVNAFVTKMGEEGAQLTRERASALTYITPFVYTMKQDGSLDSINDTPIIQAAQNNNVVPMMSITNFTPTDPGSDLAQTILSSTELQNTLLDNIVNVMQNKGYQGINIDFENVYPEDKENYNKFLQRSVDRLKPLGYFVSTSLAPKESAEKKGLLYEAHDYEAHGRIADFVVLMTYEWGYRLGPPQAISPVNQMEDVVQYALTVMPPEKILLGFQLYARDWLLPHQEGQEAETFDMQEAIRRAAKYNADIQYDELTQSPFFRYYDEQGRQHEVWFEDARSTQAKFDLVTDNNLRGLSYWELGFPFSQNWVLLQDRFNTKKIET; translated from the coding sequence TTGATTATTCATGTAGTCCAAAAAGGAGATTCCTTGTGGCAAATTGCAAACCGTTACGGAGTTAGTTACTCTGATATTTCCACTATTAATGAATTACCTAACCCTAATCAATTAGTCGTCGGTCAGTCTTTAGTTATTCCTATACCTGCTAAGCAACACACTGTAAAAAGTGGCGAATCACTTTGGCAAATCGCTCAACAATACGGTGTGTCACCCCAATCCATCATTCAAGCGAATCAACAATTAAGTGACCCATCATCTATCAGTCCAGGAATGAAGATCGTTATACCAGCCAGAACACACGTGGTTCAACCTGGAGAAAACCTCTCACAAATCGCTCAGCAATACGGTGTTTCCGTAAATGCAATCGTTACAGAAAATCAAATTCAAGATCCAAGCGCTATATCACCTGGTATGAGTTTAGTCATCCCTTATCCGAAACCAACAATTGAGGTAAATGCTTTCGTCACAAAAATGGGAGAAGAAGGAGCTCAGCTCACAAGGGAAAGAGCCTCTGCTTTAACCTATATCACACCCTTTGTTTACACAATGAAACAAGATGGAAGTTTAGATTCAATCAATGACACCCCTATTATTCAAGCAGCTCAAAACAACAATGTTGTACCTATGATGAGTATTACGAACTTCACTCCAACGGATCCTGGTTCTGATTTAGCTCAGACTATACTCTCTAGCACGGAACTACAAAACACGTTACTCGATAATATCGTTAATGTGATGCAAAACAAAGGGTATCAAGGAATTAATATAGACTTTGAAAATGTATATCCAGAAGATAAGGAGAACTATAATAAATTCCTCCAACGTTCTGTGGACCGTTTGAAACCATTAGGATATTTTGTTTCTACTTCGTTAGCACCTAAAGAAAGTGCAGAAAAGAAAGGTTTGTTATATGAGGCGCATGACTACGAAGCTCATGGAAGAATCGCTGATTTTGTAGTATTAATGACGTATGAATGGGGTTACCGATTAGGGCCGCCACAAGCCATTTCACCTGTTAACCAAATGGAAGATGTTGTTCAATATGCTTTAACTGTGATGCCTCCGGAAAAGATTCTTTTAGGATTCCAATTATATGCACGCGACTGGCTCCTGCCACACCAAGAAGGTCAAGAAGCTGAAACCTTTGATATGCAAGAAGCTATTCGAAGAGCTGCTAAATATAATGCCGATATCCAATATGATGAATTAACGCAATCGCCTTTCTTCAGGTACTACGATGAACAAGGACGACAACATGAAGTCTGGTTCGAGGATGCAAGAAGTACTCAAGCCAAATTTGACCTCGTTACAGACAACAATTTGAGAGGGTTAAGTTATTGGGAGCTAGGATTTCCATTTTCTCAAAACTGGGTGTTACTTCAAGATCGATTTAATACCAAAAAAATTGAAACATGA
- a CDS encoding NAD(P)H-binding protein codes for MNSQFGERPVVALTGASGYIGQNLLRKLTKFADVIALSRNGDKHEDTEHVTWRSCDLFSLSDAEKGLKGADFAVYLVHSMKPSAKLTQGSFEDMDIILADNFAQAAQRQGVKQIVYLSGLIPKSRTLSRHLQSRLEVEKILGSYEVPVTTIRAGLIVGPKGSSFPILAKLVRRLPVMTLPKWTRTKTHPIALPDVLHALDYSIGNPQLSGESIDVGGPEVMTYKDMMHQTAEVMGKKPIFINVPFLSIKLSRLWVSLVTGSSKEMVYPLIESLSYPMTAQPENMSKDVSYGKIPFKEAACTSLKEEKREQDAAKKTLKPKTPIIQYDVRSVQRIPIPEGKNALWVARYYTTWLSHLVSPFLRVEEDEDQNCQICIMFSNLPLLELSYSPERSTPNRVLYYITGGIFENAEKNERGRLEFRQIPGGQECIVAIHDYMPSLPWFIYKYTQAKAHLWVMYQFKRHLKNCIKQGETLEEKRIPQTQIRTEKEKVLR; via the coding sequence ATGAACAGTCAATTTGGAGAACGCCCAGTGGTCGCTTTAACTGGGGCTAGTGGGTATATTGGACAGAACCTATTAAGAAAATTGACCAAATTCGCTGATGTTATTGCTCTATCACGAAATGGTGACAAACATGAAGATACAGAGCATGTCACGTGGCGCTCGTGTGATTTATTTTCTCTCTCGGATGCTGAGAAAGGTCTTAAAGGTGCCGATTTTGCTGTGTACCTCGTACATTCCATGAAGCCCTCTGCTAAATTAACGCAAGGATCTTTTGAAGACATGGATATTATTTTAGCGGATAATTTTGCTCAAGCCGCTCAAAGACAGGGAGTTAAACAGATTGTTTATTTAAGTGGCCTAATTCCAAAATCACGTACATTATCCCGCCACTTACAAAGTCGTTTAGAGGTAGAAAAGATATTAGGTTCCTACGAGGTTCCTGTTACTACTATTCGAGCTGGTCTCATTGTTGGACCTAAAGGATCTTCTTTTCCGATTCTCGCAAAACTTGTTCGTAGACTACCTGTCATGACACTTCCAAAATGGACGAGAACGAAAACACATCCCATCGCACTCCCAGATGTGTTGCATGCCTTAGATTACAGCATTGGGAATCCTCAATTATCTGGTGAGTCCATTGATGTTGGAGGACCTGAAGTGATGACATACAAAGATATGATGCACCAGACAGCTGAGGTTATGGGGAAGAAGCCAATATTTATTAACGTTCCTTTTCTATCGATCAAACTCTCTAGATTGTGGGTAAGTTTAGTAACTGGATCTTCTAAAGAAATGGTATATCCTTTAATCGAGAGCTTGTCATACCCTATGACTGCTCAGCCTGAAAACATGTCAAAAGACGTAAGCTATGGAAAAATCCCATTTAAAGAAGCAGCGTGTACTTCACTTAAGGAGGAAAAAAGAGAGCAGGATGCGGCGAAGAAAACCCTTAAACCCAAAACACCTATCATTCAATATGATGTGCGCTCTGTCCAACGTATTCCTATACCAGAAGGGAAAAATGCATTATGGGTAGCTAGATATTATACAACTTGGCTATCTCACTTAGTATCGCCATTCTTAAGGGTAGAAGAAGATGAAGACCAAAACTGTCAGATATGTATTATGTTCAGTAACCTTCCTTTACTTGAGCTAAGTTACTCTCCTGAAAGAAGCACTCCGAATCGTGTCCTTTATTATATAACAGGTGGCATATTCGAGAATGCTGAGAAGAATGAGCGGGGGCGTCTGGAATTTCGTCAAATCCCTGGTGGACAAGAATGTATTGTTGCCATTCACGATTACATGCCATCCCTTCCATGGTTTATTTACAAATATACACAAGCAAAAGCTCACCTTTGGGTTATGTATCAATTCAAGAGACATTTAAAAAATTGTATTAAACAAGGAGAAACCCTTGAGGAAAAACGAATTCCACAAACACAAATTAGAACTGAAAAAGAAAAAGTTCTTCGATAA
- a CDS encoding GNAT family N-acetyltransferase: protein MKILQNDELLVRNIHKDDITLLGKWLSNPKVLEFYEGRDKHFDYEKIDSKFLDRSDNVNRCIVEYEGNKVGYIQFYTLDHETKSEYGYKNNELIFGLDQFIGEVELWNQGIGRKLIQSVTTYLIENHEADIVVMDPQKSNMRAIKCYEKCHFIKVKELHQHELHEGEFRDCYLMEYKV, encoded by the coding sequence ATGAAAATACTACAAAACGATGAATTACTAGTACGAAACATACATAAAGATGATATTACGTTATTAGGTAAATGGTTGTCCAATCCTAAAGTATTAGAGTTTTATGAAGGAAGAGATAAGCATTTTGATTATGAAAAGATTGATAGTAAATTTCTTGATAGGTCAGACAATGTAAATAGATGTATTGTTGAGTACGAAGGAAATAAGGTAGGTTATATTCAATTTTATACATTAGATCATGAAACTAAATCAGAATATGGGTACAAGAATAATGAGCTTATATTTGGTTTAGACCAATTCATAGGTGAAGTGGAATTGTGGAATCAAGGAATTGGACGTAAATTGATTCAATCCGTGACAACGTACTTAATTGAGAACCATGAAGCGGATATTGTTGTTATGGATCCTCAAAAGTCTAATATGAGAGCGATTAAATGCTATGAAAAGTGTCATTTTATTAAGGTAAAGGAATTACATCAACATGAACTTCACGAAGGAGAATTTCGTGACTGTTACTTAATGGAATATAAAGTGTGA
- a CDS encoding GNAT family N-acetyltransferase produces the protein MSNRLKVFEGKNIYLRPMEVKDAEVLYHSFNDPENMRLTGTHRAFSHNEIESILQSLSQDKGRISFAIVTQEDNQVIGDIGFNDIQPPYNRSAELGIAIFSSYTNSGYGTEAMKLMLEYGFGVLNLHRIELEVYSFNERAIHVYEKLGFQIEGIKRDVVYYNHHYYNSTIMSMLENDYRDLYIN, from the coding sequence TTGTCCAACCGACTAAAGGTATTCGAGGGAAAAAACATCTACCTTAGACCAATGGAGGTTAAGGATGCAGAGGTGTTATATCATTCTTTCAACGACCCTGAAAATATGAGACTAACCGGAACGCATCGAGCATTTTCTCATAATGAAATCGAGAGTATTCTTCAAAGTCTATCACAAGATAAAGGTCGTATAAGCTTTGCTATAGTAACTCAGGAAGATAATCAAGTAATTGGGGATATTGGCTTTAATGATATCCAACCGCCATATAATCGTAGCGCAGAATTAGGAATTGCTATTTTTAGCTCCTATACAAACAGCGGATATGGTACTGAGGCTATGAAACTCATGCTAGAGTATGGGTTTGGGGTTCTGAACTTACACCGAATTGAGTTAGAGGTATATTCATTTAATGAGCGAGCGATTCATGTTTATGAAAAATTAGGATTTCAGATTGAGGGTATTAAACGAGATGTCGTGTATTACAATCACCATTACTATAATTCTACGATCATGAGTATGTTAGAAAATGATTATCGTGATTTATATATCAATTAA
- a CDS encoding SET domain-containing protein: protein MIELKTSTINDDEFDKGVFAKCDIAKGQLFHEAPVLPYPNEEHVHIEKTHLADYVFEYGENHSAFLLGFGMMFNHSYTPNADYEINFTNHTFEFYAHKDIKAGEEILINYNGEIENDSPLWFNED from the coding sequence ATGATTGAATTAAAAACTTCTACAATTAACGACGATGAGTTTGATAAAGGCGTATTCGCTAAGTGCGATATAGCAAAGGGTCAGCTTTTTCACGAAGCACCTGTACTTCCTTATCCAAATGAAGAGCATGTGCACATTGAAAAAACACATCTGGCTGATTATGTGTTTGAGTACGGGGAAAACCACTCAGCATTTCTTTTAGGTTTTGGTATGATGTTTAACCATTCCTACACGCCAAATGCAGATTACGAAATAAACTTCACAAACCACACTTTTGAATTTTATGCTCACAAGGATATTAAAGCCGGTGAAGAAATTCTTATTAACTATAATGGTGAGATTGAAAACGATTCTCCACTCTGGTTTAACGAAGATTAA
- a CDS encoding GNAT family N-acetyltransferase encodes MDIRLEKATEADASMIFNIQLEAFQPLLDKYQDIKTNPANESIDRVLTRIKNPSGGFFKIYANGFVAGAICVTRENETAHYWISPMFILPEYQRQGIAQRSLSLLEDMFPEAEMWKLATILEEKRNVHLYEKIGYVRIGEDKKLNEHATLGYFHKY; translated from the coding sequence ATGGACATAAGACTAGAAAAAGCAACAGAGGCTGATGCTAGTATGATTTTTAATATACAACTAGAAGCTTTTCAACCGTTATTAGATAAGTATCAAGATATAAAAACAAATCCTGCAAACGAGTCGATTGATCGTGTGCTTACGAGAATTAAGAATCCTAGCGGGGGCTTTTTTAAAATCTATGCTAATGGTTTTGTTGCTGGAGCAATATGTGTGACAAGAGAAAATGAAACTGCTCATTACTGGATTAGTCCTATGTTTATTTTACCAGAGTACCAACGACAGGGAATTGCGCAAAGATCTCTATCCCTTTTAGAAGATATGTTCCCTGAAGCGGAAATGTGGAAGTTAGCCACTATTTTAGAAGAAAAGAGAAATGTTCACCTATATGAAAAAATCGGATATGTAAGAATCGGTGAAGATAAGAAGTTAAATGAACATGCTACATTAGGTTATTTTCATAAGTATTAG